Proteins encoded in a region of the Puniceibacterium sp. IMCC21224 genome:
- a CDS encoding SDR family oxidoreductase — MGRLTGKRALVTAAGQGIGRASALAMASEGAQVFATDINAAALDDLIADGIETFVLDARDTDSVNLGMARAQPDVVFNCAGFVHNGTIQEATDDDWDFAFDLNVRSMFRTIRAALPGMVDRGSGSIVNMSSVCSSIVGAPNRFIYGTTKAAVIGMTKSVAIDYVAKGIRCNCICPGTVESPSWHDRVKALGEQIGSYDAAMQQFVSRQPMGRVAKAEEVAALVVYLSADESGFTTGQAHVIDGGWSS; from the coding sequence TTGGGACGACTGACAGGCAAACGGGCGTTGGTGACGGCAGCGGGACAGGGGATCGGGCGGGCCAGCGCGCTGGCGATGGCGTCTGAGGGGGCGCAGGTTTTTGCTACCGATATCAACGCGGCGGCGCTGGACGATCTGATCGCGGACGGGATCGAGACCTTTGTGCTGGACGCCCGCGACACCGATAGTGTGAACTTAGGCATGGCCCGTGCCCAACCGGACGTGGTGTTCAACTGCGCCGGATTTGTCCACAACGGCACAATCCAGGAGGCGACGGACGACGATTGGGACTTTGCCTTTGACCTAAACGTGCGGTCAATGTTCCGCACCATCCGCGCCGCCCTGCCGGGTATGGTTGATCGGGGATCGGGGTCAATCGTCAACATGTCGTCGGTCTGCTCAAGCATCGTCGGGGCGCCAAACCGGTTTATCTATGGCACGACCAAAGCGGCGGTGATCGGGATGACGAAATCCGTGGCGATCGACTATGTCGCCAAGGGAATCCGCTGCAACTGCATCTGCCCCGGTACCGTCGAAAGCCCAAGCTGGCATGACCGGGTCAAGGCGCTGGGTGAACAGATCGGATCCTACGACGCGGCGATGCAGCAATTCGTATCACGTCAACCCATGGGCCGCGTCGCCAAAGCCGAGGAAGTTGCGGCGCTGGTGGTCTATCTTTCGGCCGACGAAAGCGGGTTCACAACCGGGCAGGCGCATGTGATCGACGGCGGCTGGTCCAGCTAG
- a CDS encoding TRAP transporter small permease subunit, whose amino-acid sequence MQTNSLWLGRMRGPIKMAMIGFIGLTVVIYLWLVAQAIFSAEPYGMFEMIRPAGRPLAQLMLFSLSGALLFASLFLSDTKGVIETPPDGFFDLVSVVIGRLAMILTAFIVIVMFYEVVSRYVFSKPTLWANEMSLWIAAFVFLFAGLYAMQQRSHIRIYIIYDMMPRWGQKVSDAVSVLLIVFFTFALVWGGYTDAMNRWMRMETFGTAWDPPIPGIVKPALLIIIVLVCIQAVSNLFADWNKAPESHTPADEIDEIEIENIRRTLEEK is encoded by the coding sequence ATGCAAACCAATTCCTTGTGGCTGGGACGCATGCGCGGCCCGATCAAAATGGCGATGATCGGCTTTATTGGCCTGACCGTTGTCATTTATCTGTGGTTGGTCGCGCAGGCCATCTTCAGTGCAGAACCTTATGGCATGTTCGAGATGATCCGCCCGGCGGGACGGCCGCTGGCGCAACTTATGCTGTTCAGTCTGAGCGGAGCGCTGTTGTTTGCCTCGCTGTTCCTGTCCGACACCAAGGGGGTGATCGAGACGCCGCCTGACGGTTTCTTTGATCTGGTGTCGGTGGTGATCGGGCGGCTGGCGATGATTTTGACTGCCTTTATCGTGATCGTGATGTTTTACGAGGTGGTGTCGCGCTACGTCTTTTCCAAACCCACCCTCTGGGCCAATGAGATGTCACTCTGGATTGCGGCTTTTGTGTTCCTGTTTGCCGGGCTTTACGCCATGCAGCAGCGCAGCCATATCCGGATCTACATTATTTACGACATGATGCCGCGCTGGGGGCAGAAGGTGTCGGATGCGGTGTCTGTCCTGCTGATCGTGTTTTTCACCTTTGCGTTGGTCTGGGGCGGGTACACAGATGCGATGAACCGCTGGATGCGGATGGAGACATTCGGCACCGCCTGGGATCCGCCGATTCCGGGCATCGTGAAACCGGCGCTGCTGATCATCATCGTGCTGGTCTGTATTCAGGCCGTGTCCAATCTGTTCGCCGATTGGAACAAGGCCCCCGAAAGCCATACGCCCGCAGACGAGATCGACGAAATCGAAATCGAGAACATCCGCCGCACGCTTGAGGAGAAGTGA
- a CDS encoding DMT family transporter — protein MSHIVAPKEERIVMGLAAMAGGVVFFTMIDTSAKWLVTAGIPVMQVVFARYLMHFLMSAAIFLPREGRTAWRSNAPFKQVLRSFFLFGSTLLNFLALRYLPITVTTTIMFAGPIVVTLLAIPILGEKVGLHRLVAVCVGFLGVLFVMQPWGAGFHPAMFFNLGALCVASMYFIMTRMLAGVDSNATSQLWASGLATICLSPLAIPIWVWPDTAASWAFLLLIGVFGGTGHILATAAHRMADASILAPVVYIQIFLAAAAGILVFDTWPTIWTLGGGLIIIAAGIYIWHRERYLGIAAAKEPKGPPV, from the coding sequence ATGTCCCATATCGTAGCCCCAAAAGAAGAGCGCATCGTCATGGGCCTGGCGGCAATGGCCGGTGGGGTGGTGTTCTTTACCATGATCGACACATCGGCCAAATGGCTGGTGACCGCTGGCATTCCGGTGATGCAGGTGGTTTTTGCCCGCTATCTGATGCATTTCCTGATGTCTGCGGCGATTTTCCTGCCGCGCGAGGGGCGCACAGCATGGCGCTCAAACGCGCCATTCAAACAGGTGCTGCGGTCGTTCTTTCTGTTTGGCAGCACCTTGCTGAATTTCCTCGCGCTGCGGTATCTGCCGATTACTGTCACAACCACAATCATGTTCGCCGGGCCCATTGTCGTGACGCTGCTGGCGATTCCGATTTTGGGGGAAAAGGTCGGACTCCATCGGCTCGTCGCGGTCTGCGTCGGCTTTCTGGGCGTGCTCTTTGTGATGCAGCCATGGGGGGCGGGGTTTCATCCGGCGATGTTCTTTAATCTCGGGGCGCTGTGTGTGGCGTCGATGTATTTTATCATGACGCGGATGCTGGCTGGTGTGGACAGCAACGCCACCAGCCAACTCTGGGCGTCGGGGCTTGCGACGATCTGCCTGTCTCCGCTGGCTATTCCGATTTGGGTTTGGCCGGACACGGCGGCCAGTTGGGCGTTTTTGCTTCTGATCGGGGTGTTTGGCGGCACCGGGCATATTCTGGCCACTGCGGCGCATCGGATGGCGGATGCGTCCATCCTGGCGCCGGTGGTCTACATCCAGATCTTTCTGGCGGCGGCGGCGGGCATTCTGGTGTTCGACACCTGGCCGACAATCTGGACATTGGGCGGCGGGCTGATCATCATCGCCGCCGGGATTTATATCTGGCATCGCGAACGATACCTCGGGATTGCCGCGGCGAAAGAGCCGAAAGGCCCGCCGGTCTAG
- a CDS encoding NUDIX hydrolase — MRWDKSGNLKILLVTSRDTGRWVMPKGWTMDGHKPWAAAEIEALEEAGAKGYIAREEIGTYRYPKILDGGGIIPCRVRVYPMIVEKLLKHWKERHERTRRWFSPKSAARKVDEEDLSKLLKSLSKKPRKQPVIQELLRAS, encoded by the coding sequence ATGCGATGGGACAAGTCGGGCAATCTCAAAATTTTACTTGTAACCTCACGTGATACAGGCCGTTGGGTCATGCCCAAGGGGTGGACCATGGACGGTCACAAACCTTGGGCCGCCGCCGAGATTGAGGCATTGGAGGAAGCGGGGGCCAAGGGCTATATCGCGCGTGAGGAAATCGGCACCTATCGTTACCCCAAGATCCTGGATGGCGGCGGGATCATACCGTGCCGGGTGCGGGTTTATCCGATGATCGTGGAAAAGCTTTTGAAGCATTGGAAGGAACGGCACGAACGCACTCGGCGTTGGTTCAGTCCGAAATCCGCCGCGCGTAAAGTGGACGAAGAAGACCTGTCGAAGCTATTGAAAAGCCTTTCCAAAAAGCCGCGCAAGCAACCGGTGATCCAGGAATTGCTCCGCGCGTCGTGA
- the gph gene encoding phosphoglycolate phosphatase (PGP is an essential enzyme in the glycolate salvage pathway in higher organisms (photorespiration in plants). Phosphoglycolate results from the oxidase activity of RubisCO in the Calvin cycle when concentrations of carbon dioxide are low relative to oxygen. This enzyme is a member of the Haloacid Dehalogenase (HAD) superfamily of aspartate-nucleophile hydrolase enzymes (PF00702).) produces MLRTVVFDLDGTLVHSAPDLQAAANRMLADLGAAPLDMETVISFIGRGVAVLVRRCLTHVGLDTDPDAALAIFEAHYARDLTTLTRPYPGAEVMLATLRDRGLTLGLCTNKPEGPARALCDALNLTQYFDVIVGGDTLTVRKPDPDPLWHVITALGGKLPETLYVGDSETDYLTARRAGVLFAFFEGGYQPGEIAGFKPNFRLARIEDLGKLPELNPKI; encoded by the coding sequence ATGCTGCGTACAGTTGTCTTTGATCTGGACGGGACGCTGGTTCACAGCGCACCGGACCTGCAGGCCGCCGCGAACCGGATGCTCGCTGATCTGGGGGCCGCACCGCTGGATATGGAAACCGTGATTTCGTTCATCGGGCGCGGTGTTGCCGTGTTGGTGCGGCGCTGTCTGACCCATGTCGGTCTGGATACCGACCCGGACGCTGCGCTGGCGATATTTGAGGCGCATTACGCCCGCGACCTGACCACGCTGACCCGGCCCTATCCGGGCGCCGAGGTGATGCTGGCGACCTTGCGGGATCGGGGGCTGACGCTGGGACTGTGTACCAACAAACCCGAGGGGCCGGCGCGGGCGCTGTGTGACGCACTGAACCTGACACAGTATTTTGATGTCATCGTCGGTGGGGACACGCTGACGGTGCGCAAGCCCGATCCCGATCCGCTGTGGCATGTCATCACGGCGCTGGGCGGCAAACTGCCCGAAACGCTATATGTTGGGGACAGCGAAACCGACTACCTGACAGCGCGGCGCGCGGGTGTGCTTTTTGCCTTTTTCGAGGGGGGATATCAGCCGGGCGAGATCGCAGGATTCAAGCCGAATTTCCGGCTGGCCCGGATTGAAGATCTGGGGAAGTTGCCGGAACTCAACCCTAAGATTTGA
- a CDS encoding phytanoyl-CoA dioxygenase family protein: MKLSQDQRTQFETQGYLVVPDVLAADRLAQIKGEYSALLDRLYAGWQAEGRVPACDGDFYEKLLVSYRAGCDWFQPMDISLPGDEIAADCPFHISPAVFDMVTDSSLLDLVQDLIGPEITSNPIQHVRLKPPAITLRGEEARAHIMATDWHQDRAVALAEGDNTQMVTVWLAISDATLDNGCLQVIPGRPQMYPHCPKRQTAIADGCLDLSTATPLPVKAGGAVIFHPLTPHASRDNSSDQFRWSFDIRYNVSGQPTGRSHFPEFIARSATAPETELRDWREWHRMWEQTRADLASRTHIPIHRWSSDAPACA; this comes from the coding sequence ATGAAGCTGTCGCAGGATCAACGCACGCAGTTTGAAACCCAGGGCTATCTGGTGGTGCCGGATGTGCTGGCGGCGGATCGTCTGGCGCAGATCAAGGGCGAATATTCCGCGCTTCTGGATCGGCTTTATGCCGGGTGGCAGGCCGAGGGGCGTGTGCCCGCGTGCGACGGTGATTTCTATGAAAAGCTGTTGGTCAGCTACCGTGCGGGCTGTGACTGGTTCCAGCCGATGGATATTTCCCTGCCGGGGGATGAAATTGCCGCTGACTGTCCGTTTCACATCAGTCCAGCGGTGTTCGACATGGTGACAGATTCCAGCCTGCTGGATCTGGTCCAGGATCTGATCGGACCCGAGATTACGTCAAATCCGATCCAGCATGTTCGGCTGAAACCGCCGGCGATCACGCTGCGCGGAGAAGAAGCGCGGGCGCATATCATGGCCACCGACTGGCATCAGGATCGCGCTGTGGCCTTGGCAGAAGGTGACAATACGCAAATGGTGACGGTCTGGCTGGCAATATCGGATGCGACGCTGGACAATGGCTGCTTGCAGGTGATCCCCGGACGGCCGCAGATGTATCCGCACTGCCCCAAGCGGCAGACCGCGATTGCCGACGGCTGCCTTGACCTGAGTACGGCGACGCCGCTGCCGGTCAAGGCCGGGGGGGCGGTAATATTTCATCCGCTGACGCCGCACGCATCGCGCGACAATAGTTCGGATCAGTTTCGCTGGTCGTTCGACATCCGCTATAACGTCAGCGGGCAACCGACCGGCCGTAGCCATTTTCCGGAATTTATCGCACGTTCGGCCACGGCGCCGGAAACCGAATTGCGTGACTGGCGGGAATGGCACCGGATGTGGGAACAGACGCGCGCCGATCTGGCCAGCCGAACTCATATCCCGATACACCGCTGGTCCTCTGATGCACCGGCTTGCGCGTGA
- a CDS encoding TRAP transporter large permease subunit: MVDIGTLSLILLAAMFALLAIGMPLGFASAFLAVVTLMMKFDPGLLFGDFGRGPLSVLGQAVYRQMTNYVLISVPLFIFMAALLERSGIARDMYSSLNVWMSRMRGGIAFVTSIMAVIMAAMSGIIGGEVVLLGLIALPQMLRLGYDRNLAIGTICASGSLGTMIPPSIVLIFYGLVTETSIKALFTASFLPGFMLASFFLIYIVVRTQMNPSLAPLPPAQPGEPEGRDKGLMFLGFLSRFTLWIAGVLLARALFFTATGENVVREGEDPIPLGMVSDIPWIIGTFVLALLLIFVVVGRARTAKGWEMGKGLIAPTVVIGVVLGSIYGGITGITEAAGMGVVAVFVIGMLRREMTFDIVWDSLIRTLRSTGTIIWVTIGAAALAAAYTLVGGPTYVAKLIVGAELPTMGIILVMMLVFLIMGMFMDWVGIVLLIMPVFLPIVVRLPAEEIGFLGHVDARYVPIWFGVVFCMNMQVSFLSPPFGPAAFYLKSVAPPDISLTDIFRGFLPFIALQLLALSVLLIWPPIVTLFL; the protein is encoded by the coding sequence ATGGTCGATATCGGCACACTTAGTCTGATCCTGCTGGCCGCGATGTTTGCCTTGTTGGCAATCGGGATGCCGCTGGGATTTGCCTCGGCGTTTCTGGCTGTGGTCACGCTGATGATGAAATTCGACCCTGGCCTGTTGTTCGGCGATTTCGGTCGCGGGCCGCTGTCGGTGCTGGGTCAGGCGGTCTATCGGCAGATGACAAATTATGTGCTGATCTCGGTGCCGCTGTTTATCTTTATGGCCGCGTTGCTCGAACGATCTGGGATCGCGCGCGACATGTATTCGTCGCTGAACGTCTGGATGAGCCGGATGCGTGGTGGTATCGCGTTTGTGACCTCGATCATGGCGGTGATCATGGCGGCAATGTCCGGCATCATCGGCGGAGAGGTGGTGCTGCTGGGACTGATCGCGCTGCCGCAGATGCTGCGGCTGGGGTATGACCGCAATCTGGCGATCGGGACGATCTGCGCCTCTGGGTCGCTGGGCACGATGATCCCGCCGTCGATTGTGCTGATCTTTTACGGGCTGGTGACGGAAACCTCGATCAAGGCGTTGTTCACGGCGTCCTTTCTGCCGGGCTTTATGCTGGCGTCGTTCTTTCTGATCTACATCGTGGTGCGCACGCAGATGAACCCGTCGCTCGCTCCGCTGCCGCCCGCCCAACCCGGAGAGCCGGAGGGCCGCGACAAGGGGCTGATGTTTCTTGGCTTCCTATCACGCTTTACCCTGTGGATCGCAGGAGTTCTGCTGGCGCGCGCGCTGTTCTTTACCGCCACTGGTGAGAACGTGGTGCGTGAGGGCGAGGACCCAATTCCGTTGGGCATGGTCAGCGATATTCCGTGGATCATCGGCACCTTTGTGCTGGCGTTGCTGCTGATCTTTGTCGTCGTCGGGCGCGCCCGCACTGCCAAAGGCTGGGAAATGGGCAAAGGGTTGATTGCGCCAACGGTTGTGATCGGTGTCGTTCTGGGTTCGATCTATGGCGGCATCACCGGCATCACCGAAGCCGCCGGTATGGGCGTGGTGGCGGTCTTTGTCATCGGGATGCTGCGGCGCGAGATGACATTCGACATTGTCTGGGACAGCCTGATCCGCACGCTGCGATCAACCGGAACCATCATCTGGGTCACGATCGGGGCGGCGGCGCTGGCGGCGGCGTATACGCTGGTCGGCGGGCCGACTTATGTCGCCAAGCTGATCGTGGGGGCGGAACTGCCGACCATGGGGATCATCCTGGTAATGATGCTGGTGTTCCTGATCATGGGGATGTTCATGGACTGGGTCGGCATCGTGCTGCTGATCATGCCGGTGTTCCTGCCCATCGTCGTGCGCCTGCCAGCCGAAGAGATTGGATTCCTCGGCCATGTCGATGCGCGCTATGTGCCGATCTGGTTCGGCGTGGTGTTCTGTATGAACATGCAGGTCAGTTTTTTGTCTCCACCATTCGGGCCAGCTGCGTTCTATCTGAAATCGGTCGCGCCGCCCGATATTTCGCTGACCGATATCTTTCGCGGCTTTCTGCCATTCATCGCATTGCAGCTGTTGGCGCTGTCGGTGCTGTTGATTTGGCCGCCTATCGTTACCCTGTTCTTGTGA
- a CDS encoding acetamidase/formamidase family protein, with protein MAEHQLDAGPDTVHWGWFEAGMPPILTIDSGDTVVISSLSGGPLNLPPEGFTVPPELLAIHQSAPRRLPGHMLTGPVHVRGAQPGDVLEIRIQDIRPRLDWGYTFMRPLAGGLPDDFDTGMQIHTALDLARGTARLPWGTELTLCPFFGVMGVAPPAGWGAISSIQPRAHGGNLDNKELVAGSTLYLPVHTEGALFSCGDGHGLQGDGEVCVTAIETALIGRFEFHLHKGRSWTYPRAETPTHLITMGMDADLDNAARDALRRMIDWVETRCTLSRAEIYMLLSLTGDLRITQIVNEQKGSHMMLDKQILSTLPGATDGTTA; from the coding sequence ATGGCCGAACATCAACTCGACGCCGGACCGGACACGGTACATTGGGGTTGGTTCGAGGCCGGGATGCCCCCGATCCTGACCATCGACAGCGGCGATACCGTCGTGATCTCGTCCTTGTCGGGTGGCCCGCTCAACCTGCCGCCAGAGGGATTCACCGTACCGCCCGAACTGCTCGCGATTCATCAGTCCGCCCCGCGCCGACTGCCGGGGCATATGCTGACTGGTCCGGTGCATGTGCGCGGGGCGCAGCCGGGTGACGTGCTGGAAATCCGCATTCAGGATATTCGCCCCCGGCTGGATTGGGGCTATACCTTTATGCGGCCACTGGCGGGCGGTCTGCCGGATGATTTTGACACCGGAATGCAGATTCACACCGCGCTGGACCTCGCGCGCGGTACTGCGCGACTGCCCTGGGGCACCGAGCTGACGTTATGCCCGTTCTTTGGCGTGATGGGCGTAGCCCCACCGGCGGGATGGGGGGCGATTTCTTCGATTCAGCCGCGCGCGCATGGCGGCAATCTAGACAACAAAGAACTGGTTGCCGGATCGACCCTTTACCTGCCGGTCCATACCGAAGGGGCGTTGTTTTCCTGCGGTGACGGCCATGGCTTGCAGGGGGATGGCGAAGTTTGTGTCACGGCCATTGAAACCGCGCTGATCGGGCGCTTTGAATTCCATCTGCACAAGGGGCGGAGCTGGACCTATCCCCGCGCCGAAACCCCGACACATCTGATCACGATGGGCATGGATGCCGATCTGGACAACGCCGCGCGGGATGCGCTCCGGCGGATGATCGACTGGGTGGAAACCCGCTGCACCCTGTCACGCGCCGAGATTTACATGCTGCTCAGCCTGACCGGCGATCTGCGGATCACCCAGATCGTGAACGAGCAAAAGGGCAGTCACATGATGCTCGACAAACAGATCCTGTCGACGCTGCCCGGGGCCACGGATGGAACCACAGCCTGA